A DNA window from Streptomyces sp. B21-083 contains the following coding sequences:
- a CDS encoding alpha/beta hydrolase: MFVSALILFLSVTAPSPASAADSPFCVPRTTQPEVGLTLISVERIDARTQMYAFRSKAVGDAMSDGLVRVRVILPADYDRSPGKRYPVMLHLHGTNNSPSTWPAGEAEQVLGDNDVIFVEPDGGPAGFYADWYGTPVTGGDLFNGPVPFPPPAWETFHIRELLPWLDKTFRTTGRRAITGSSMGGFGAMAYPARNPGVFVAAGSFSGAVDLDALYPISPVLISLAWDPCIFGDRTLQADNWKAHNPVDLAAELRGVSLFVASGNGLPGRYDDAVSAVAGAPLEILVHQMAENFVAALDRAEVPVTTWFYGNGTHPGGTTRTRFYDYDDLSRFLPQAMSALNRK; the protein is encoded by the coding sequence ATGTTCGTTTCAGCACTCATCCTGTTCCTCAGCGTGACAGCCCCGAGCCCGGCCTCGGCGGCTGACAGCCCGTTCTGCGTGCCCCGGACCACGCAGCCCGAGGTGGGACTGACCCTGATCTCGGTCGAGCGCATCGACGCCCGTACGCAGATGTACGCGTTCCGCTCGAAGGCGGTCGGCGACGCCATGTCCGACGGGCTTGTCCGGGTGCGCGTCATCCTGCCCGCCGACTACGACCGCTCGCCCGGCAAGCGCTACCCGGTCATGCTGCACCTGCACGGCACCAACAACTCGCCCAGCACCTGGCCCGCCGGCGAGGCGGAGCAGGTGCTGGGCGACAACGACGTGATCTTCGTCGAGCCCGACGGTGGCCCGGCCGGCTTCTACGCCGACTGGTACGGCACCCCCGTCACCGGCGGCGATCTCTTCAACGGACCGGTGCCGTTCCCGCCCCCGGCGTGGGAGACCTTCCACATCCGCGAGCTGCTCCCGTGGCTGGACAAGACCTTCCGTACCACCGGCCGACGCGCGATCACCGGTAGCTCGATGGGCGGCTTCGGCGCGATGGCGTACCCCGCCCGCAACCCGGGGGTCTTCGTCGCCGCCGGCTCCTTCTCCGGCGCTGTGGACCTCGACGCGCTGTACCCGATCAGTCCTGTGCTGATCTCCCTGGCCTGGGACCCGTGCATCTTCGGGGACCGGACCCTGCAGGCCGACAACTGGAAGGCGCACAACCCGGTCGATCTGGCTGCCGAGCTGCGCGGAGTGTCCCTGTTCGTCGCCAGCGGCAACGGGCTGCCCGGCCGCTACGACGACGCCGTGAGCGCCGTCGCGGGAGCCCCGCTGGAAATCCTCGTGCACCAGATGGCCGAGAACTTCGTCGCCGCGCTCGACCGGGCCGAGGTGCCCGTCACCACCTGGTTCTACGGCAACGGCACTCATCCGGGCGGGACGACGAGGACGCGGTTCTACGACTACGACGATCTGAGCCGCTTTCTGCCCCAGGCGATGAGCGCCCTCAACCGCAAGTAG
- a CDS encoding ABC transporter permease translates to MANSSVDAMGAPLTRSRRGRAIRRRGTGGGRLTSLLGHRMLTAVPLLLVVSSFNFLLLSLTPGDAARQILGARGTPDQYEALRRQLGLDLPVHEQYWHWLSHAVSGDFGDSITNGSPVLESIVSRVPVTMSLIGCSLLVSVVAGVSLGVFSAVRGGVIGRAVDALALLSWALPVFWVGSVLVVVFAVKLEWFPALGYVPFTESPQDWARSLVLPVTALSLGSVAAVLKQTRESVLDVLGSEYIRMAAANGVSRSSLIYRHALKNAAIPVVTVLGIQTVGLLGGTVLIENVFSVPGLGSLVVGSALAHDIPTVQAVAVFFTVMVIVVNLAVDVAYGLLNPRVSAA, encoded by the coding sequence ATGGCCAACTCGTCGGTTGACGCGATGGGAGCGCCGCTCACGCGCTCCCGTCGCGGGCGCGCCATCCGCAGACGCGGCACCGGAGGCGGCAGGCTGACCTCGCTGCTGGGCCACCGGATGTTGACGGCAGTCCCCCTGCTGCTGGTCGTGTCGAGCTTCAACTTCCTGTTGCTGTCGCTCACCCCGGGAGACGCCGCCCGCCAGATCCTCGGAGCCAGAGGCACACCGGACCAGTACGAAGCGCTGCGCCGGCAACTCGGGCTCGACCTCCCGGTCCACGAGCAGTACTGGCACTGGCTGAGCCATGCGGTCTCGGGTGACTTCGGTGATTCGATCACCAACGGCAGCCCGGTCCTGGAATCGATCGTGAGTCGAGTGCCTGTCACCATGTCACTCATCGGCTGCTCTCTGCTCGTGAGCGTGGTGGCCGGCGTCAGCCTCGGCGTGTTCAGTGCCGTCCGTGGTGGAGTGATCGGCAGGGCGGTCGACGCGCTCGCTCTCCTCAGCTGGGCACTGCCCGTCTTCTGGGTCGGCTCCGTGCTGGTCGTCGTCTTCGCCGTCAAACTCGAGTGGTTCCCGGCGCTCGGGTACGTGCCGTTCACCGAATCACCCCAGGACTGGGCCCGATCGCTGGTGCTGCCGGTGACCGCGCTCTCCCTCGGCTCCGTCGCCGCCGTGCTGAAGCAGACCCGGGAATCCGTTCTCGACGTGCTCGGAAGCGAGTACATCAGGATGGCCGCCGCCAACGGGGTGTCCCGATCGTCACTGATCTATCGGCATGCCCTCAAGAACGCCGCCATCCCGGTCGTCACCGTCCTGGGTATCCAGACCGTCGGCCTGCTGGGCGGCACGGTTCTCATCGAGAACGTCTTCTCCGTGCCGGGCCTTGGTTCGCTCGTCGTCGGTTCGGCCCTGGCCCACGACATCCCGACGGTCCAGGCGGTCGCGGTGTTCTTCACCGTGATGGTCATCGTCGTCAACCTGGCGGTCGATGTCGCCTATGGGCTGCTCAACCCGAGAGTGAGCGCAGCATGA
- a CDS encoding dipeptide/oligopeptide/nickel ABC transporter permease/ATP-binding protein, protein MTVTVTVADAEPSASSPVTPRFARRLLRRPLAVVCLAYLAILVVIAIGAPMLLPHVGTERAGDLGTALHGPNSAHPLGVDSLGRDVLQRLLVGTRVTLVGVVEAMAVVLVLGIPIGLVAGYVGGRTDRAIIWLADLVLSLPAIILVIVVLSVFPQSVPAAMATLGVLAAPGLVRVVRAATLPVREQLYVAAARVSGMSRTYIVTRHVLPRVMGPIIVQASLLAATALLVQTGLAFLALIAAPPEPSWGGMVADGVAALFQQPWLIWPPGLAIALTILAFGLLGDAVRDASTEGWSPKSALPLDGKRRSAPARAASLVPASTTDSLLSVRDLTVSYATPTGPILAVDSVSFDIARGETVGVVGESGCGKTTTALAIIALLGGGGRIDSGHVLFDGRDLAALSESELQAVRGTEIGYVSQEPMVALDPAFRIGWQLAEAVRTNTGMSRAKSRRRAVELLEQVQLPEPHLVARRYPHELSGGMAQRVVVARALAGEPKLLIADEPTTALDVTIQVEILDLLRALQRDRGMAIMLVTHDLGVVADMCDRVVVMYAGQIAERAGVEALFGNPHHPYTRALLASNPHNQHGSAVLPTIPGAVPMPGSWPQGCHFRPRCARATEQCGSGGIPLLEIGASHEARCLYAHQIEGA, encoded by the coding sequence ATGACCGTGACTGTGACTGTGGCCGATGCCGAACCCTCGGCATCATCCCCGGTGACCCCCCGCTTCGCGCGCCGTCTGCTGCGCCGGCCGCTGGCCGTCGTATGCCTGGCGTACCTGGCGATCCTCGTCGTCATCGCCATCGGTGCCCCGATGCTGTTGCCGCATGTCGGGACCGAAAGGGCCGGCGATCTCGGAACCGCCCTGCACGGCCCGAATTCCGCTCACCCCCTTGGCGTCGACAGCCTGGGCCGCGACGTTCTCCAGCGCCTGCTGGTGGGCACCCGGGTCACGTTGGTCGGCGTCGTCGAGGCGATGGCCGTCGTCCTGGTGCTGGGCATCCCCATCGGTCTCGTGGCCGGCTACGTCGGCGGCAGGACCGACCGGGCGATCATCTGGCTGGCGGATCTCGTGTTGTCGCTGCCGGCGATCATCCTGGTCATCGTCGTGCTCTCGGTCTTCCCACAGAGCGTGCCGGCCGCGATGGCGACTCTCGGTGTCCTGGCCGCCCCAGGTCTCGTGCGCGTCGTGCGAGCCGCGACACTGCCGGTACGCGAACAGCTCTACGTCGCCGCCGCTCGGGTGTCCGGCATGTCGCGGACCTACATCGTCACCCGGCACGTGCTGCCGCGGGTCATGGGACCCATCATCGTGCAGGCGTCCCTGCTGGCGGCAACTGCCTTGCTGGTGCAGACCGGGCTGGCCTTCCTCGCCCTCATTGCCGCGCCTCCGGAGCCCAGCTGGGGAGGCATGGTCGCCGACGGGGTCGCCGCCCTCTTCCAGCAGCCCTGGTTGATCTGGCCGCCCGGCCTGGCGATCGCGCTGACGATTCTGGCGTTCGGACTTCTGGGCGACGCGGTCAGAGACGCGAGCACCGAGGGCTGGTCTCCCAAGTCCGCCCTCCCACTTGACGGCAAGCGCCGAAGCGCGCCCGCGCGAGCTGCCTCTCTCGTTCCCGCGAGCACGACCGACAGCCTGCTCTCGGTCCGCGACCTCACGGTGTCCTACGCCACGCCCACCGGCCCCATCCTTGCGGTCGACAGTGTGTCCTTCGACATCGCCCGTGGAGAGACCGTCGGAGTCGTCGGAGAGTCCGGTTGCGGGAAGACCACGACAGCCCTCGCCATCATCGCGCTGCTCGGCGGCGGCGGACGGATCGACTCCGGACACGTCCTTTTCGACGGCAGGGACCTTGCGGCCCTCTCGGAGTCCGAACTCCAGGCTGTCCGAGGCACCGAGATCGGCTACGTCTCCCAGGAACCGATGGTCGCGCTCGATCCCGCCTTCCGGATCGGCTGGCAGCTCGCCGAAGCCGTCCGGACCAACACCGGAATGAGCCGCGCCAAGTCCAGGAGACGCGCCGTCGAACTGTTGGAACAGGTGCAGCTCCCCGAGCCTCATCTCGTGGCTCGCCGCTACCCGCACGAGCTGTCGGGCGGCATGGCCCAGCGAGTCGTCGTCGCGCGTGCCCTTGCCGGCGAACCGAAGCTCCTGATCGCCGACGAGCCGACCACCGCCCTCGACGTCACCATCCAGGTGGAGATCCTCGATCTGCTGCGCGCGCTTCAGCGCGACCGGGGCATGGCGATCATGTTGGTCACCCACGACCTGGGCGTGGTCGCCGACATGTGCGACCGCGTCGTGGTGATGTACGCCGGCCAGATCGCCGAACGGGCCGGCGTGGAGGCGCTGTTCGGTAACCCACACCACCCCTACACCCGAGCACTGCTCGCCTCGAATCCGCACAACCAGCACGGCTCGGCGGTGCTGCCCACCATCCCGGGTGCGGTCCCCATGCCGGGCTCGTGGCCGCAGGGCTGTCACTTCCGGCCGAGATGCGCGCGCGCCACCGAGCAGTGCGGCAGCGGCGGGATCCCCCTCCTCGAGATCGGCGCCTCCCATGAGGCCCGCTGCCTCTACGCCCACCAGATCGAAGGTGCGTGA
- a CDS encoding ABC transporter ATP-binding protein has product MNDETNLLEVRDLSVHFRRGHRSPVLRAVDQVSFSVAERETLGVVGESGSGKTTIGRAVLGLVSPTDGRIEFAGEDITRADHRRRRALSRDLQVIFQDPYSSLNPTRTVAQTLGESLRAEKLAADEVRSRVVAMLERVGLPATAADRHPSSFSGGQRQRIAIARALVAQPRLVICDEPVSALDLSVQAQVLNLLRELQDEFALGYLFVAHDLDVVRHLSHRIMVLYRGQIMEQGPADMVYATPTHPYTRTLLEAAPVPDPVRQAERRLRRVRTGDNTGPVSAEGCPFASRCPHAAPLCHGERPPLEQTPAGTTVACHRWQELSTAPTEAAAGPPVSVTSSPTRPGALQHNSRKSPSRAE; this is encoded by the coding sequence GTGAACGACGAGACGAATCTCCTCGAAGTCCGCGATCTGTCGGTGCACTTCCGCCGCGGCCACCGCTCGCCCGTCCTGCGAGCTGTCGACCAGGTGAGCTTCTCCGTGGCCGAGCGGGAGACGCTGGGCGTCGTGGGCGAATCGGGCTCGGGCAAGACCACCATCGGTCGGGCCGTGCTCGGCCTGGTGTCGCCGACCGACGGCCGGATCGAGTTCGCGGGCGAGGACATCACCCGAGCCGACCACAGACGGCGCCGTGCGCTCAGCCGGGACCTGCAGGTGATCTTTCAGGATCCGTACAGTTCTCTGAACCCGACCCGTACCGTCGCTCAGACGCTGGGCGAGTCACTGCGGGCGGAGAAACTGGCCGCGGACGAGGTCCGTAGCCGGGTCGTCGCCATGCTCGAGCGCGTCGGACTCCCCGCGACCGCCGCGGACCGGCACCCGTCGAGCTTCTCCGGCGGCCAGCGGCAACGCATCGCCATCGCCCGGGCTCTCGTCGCACAACCGCGGCTGGTGATCTGCGACGAGCCGGTCAGCGCGCTGGACCTCTCGGTCCAGGCCCAGGTGCTCAACCTGCTCCGGGAGCTGCAGGACGAGTTCGCGCTCGGCTACCTGTTCGTGGCCCATGACCTGGACGTCGTCAGGCACCTCTCGCACCGCATCATGGTCCTGTACCGCGGACAGATCATGGAGCAGGGCCCCGCCGACATGGTCTACGCCACGCCGACGCACCCTTACACCAGGACCCTGCTCGAAGCAGCGCCCGTCCCGGACCCGGTACGCCAAGCAGAACGCCGCCTGCGCCGCGTGCGCACGGGTGACAACACCGGCCCCGTCTCCGCCGAGGGATGTCCCTTCGCCAGCCGCTGTCCACACGCGGCCCCGCTGTGCCACGGCGAACGGCCACCCCTCGAACAGACCCCGGCAGGCACGACCGTCGCTTGTCACCGATGGCAAGAACTCAGCACTGCGCCGACGGAGGCGGCGGCCGGTCCTCCAGTGTCTGTCACGTCTTCGCCCACCCGACCTGGAGCGCTTCAGCACAACTCCCGGAAGAGCCCGAGTCGTGCCGAGTGA
- a CDS encoding alpha/beta fold hydrolase, translating to MPMITTPTRVTLCYDTFGDPGHPPLLLIQGLGAHMLGWHAALCRQLADVGFHVVRFDNRDVGLSQKFPQGGYTLADMANDAAGLLTALGIPAAHIVGQSMGGMIAQQLTLGHPTRVLSLALIYTAPSTDFVAGRDLVDERTQRPRAPDEDEAIALYLDNEAACASPGYPQDIAWLRELGGQMYHRGYDPDGVVRQVGALDNSPDRTAHLHRITVPTTITHGDGDRLIDPGASRVMHELIPDSHLTIHHGMGHELPRPLWPEIVTQIRDNTARGRA from the coding sequence ATGCCCATGATCACCACGCCCACGCGAGTGACGCTCTGCTACGACACCTTCGGCGATCCCGGCCACCCCCCGCTGCTGCTGATCCAGGGCCTCGGGGCCCACATGCTCGGCTGGCACGCCGCTCTGTGCAGGCAACTCGCCGACGTGGGCTTCCACGTCGTCCGCTTCGACAACCGGGACGTCGGCCTCTCGCAGAAGTTCCCGCAGGGCGGCTACACCCTGGCCGACATGGCGAACGACGCCGCGGGCCTCCTCACCGCCCTCGGCATCCCCGCAGCACACATCGTGGGCCAGTCGATGGGCGGCATGATCGCGCAGCAGCTCACCCTCGGCCACCCCACACGGGTGCTGAGCCTCGCTCTGATCTACACGGCGCCCAGCACCGACTTCGTCGCCGGCCGCGACCTGGTCGACGAACGCACCCAGCGCCCCCGAGCCCCCGACGAAGACGAGGCCATCGCGCTGTACCTGGACAACGAAGCGGCGTGCGCCTCACCGGGATACCCCCAGGACATCGCCTGGCTGCGCGAACTCGGCGGCCAGATGTACCACCGGGGCTACGATCCCGACGGCGTCGTCCGCCAGGTGGGGGCACTCGACAACTCCCCCGACCGCACGGCTCACCTGCACCGCATCACGGTCCCCACCACGATCACGCACGGCGACGGCGACCGCTTGATCGATCCCGGTGCGTCCCGGGTCATGCACGAGCTGATCCCGGATTCACACCTGACCATCCACCACGGGATGGGCCACGAACTTCCGCGCCCGCTCTGGCCCGAGATCGTCACCCAGATCCGGGACAACACCGCACGAGGGAGGGCGTGA
- a CDS encoding LacI family DNA-binding transcriptional regulator: MPRITSKDVAREAGVSQTTVSFVLNGRDEHGLSAETRRRVLETAERLGYVPSGAGRALRKGRSNVVLCVVPDLPVAEAMERFKLALGRSLSEAGYTCVYLHHAGTTTPLAELWQHVQPAVVVAFGGLPPADARSLLRAEIPLLNGVFAPDDTSLTGLSQEAVGRMQIEHLAARGHRHIGYAALDDPRERPFCLPRLQGATRACSDLGLPSPHVVSMRYSRASAQAAVAEWTQGATPVTAVAAFNDLIALAVLASCRTQHIAVPDDLALIGVDDLPVSSLAVPSLTTIGMALTVAAGNLTARILSMAGAAAPAAPSEPGAGDILAVVERETT; the protein is encoded by the coding sequence TTGCCGAGGATCACCAGCAAGGACGTGGCGCGAGAGGCCGGGGTCTCACAGACCACCGTGAGCTTCGTGCTCAACGGGAGGGACGAGCACGGTCTCTCCGCGGAGACCCGCCGCCGGGTGCTGGAGACGGCGGAGCGTCTCGGCTACGTACCGTCGGGAGCCGGCCGTGCGCTGCGCAAGGGCCGTAGCAACGTCGTGCTCTGCGTGGTTCCTGACCTTCCCGTCGCCGAGGCCATGGAGCGGTTCAAACTGGCTCTCGGCCGCTCACTGAGCGAGGCCGGTTACACCTGCGTATATCTGCACCACGCCGGTACGACCACGCCGCTGGCCGAGCTGTGGCAGCACGTCCAGCCGGCGGTGGTCGTCGCGTTCGGTGGCCTGCCGCCCGCCGATGCGCGGTCACTGCTTCGAGCTGAAATCCCGTTGCTCAATGGCGTGTTCGCCCCGGACGACACCAGCCTGACCGGACTGAGCCAGGAAGCTGTCGGACGCATGCAGATCGAGCACCTCGCGGCACGCGGGCACCGGCACATCGGCTACGCCGCGCTGGACGACCCCCGCGAGCGGCCCTTCTGCCTACCCCGTCTGCAGGGAGCCACCCGGGCCTGCAGCGACCTGGGTCTGCCATCGCCGCACGTGGTCAGCATGCGCTATTCGCGGGCCAGCGCCCAGGCAGCCGTCGCGGAGTGGACGCAGGGCGCCACCCCGGTCACCGCGGTCGCCGCGTTCAACGATCTGATCGCGCTCGCCGTCCTGGCGAGCTGCCGTACGCAGCACATCGCCGTCCCGGACGACCTGGCGCTCATCGGCGTCGACGACCTCCCGGTGAGCTCGCTCGCCGTACCGTCCCTGACCACCATCGGGATGGCCCTCACCGTGGCAGCCGGCAATCTCACCGCACGGATCCTCTCGATGGCCGGCGCCGCGGCCCCGGCAGCGCCAAGTGAGCCTGGCGCGGGCGACATCCTCGCAGTCGTAGAGCGCGAAACGACATAG
- a CDS encoding serine hydrolase domain-containing protein: protein MTAVQVKGRVDSGFEPIADAFADNFRQRGDTAASCVVYAQGAPVVDIWAGQTARGSWTPDTRTVVFSVSKGVTTVCLLMAAERGLIDLDAPVAKYWPEFAQNGKETTTVRQLLAHQAGLVAPEADVTLENLRAWEPVTEALARQAPAWSPGTAYAYHSVTFGWLVGEVLRRTTGLRPGQWLREHVAAPLNLTMTYGADPTAADLHPLADPLPHTDLEAAASMATALASPMVERSTSLGGVFDATDFIRTANGEAWLSVEIAAGNLVTSARSLARLYAATVGEVDGVRLLGPDTVRDARVPRSEGRPFVGPDEGNRWGTGFMISSAHRPMAGPGSFGHDGFGGGLGFAHPESEIAFAYQTAQPGGLPDDRSNALCRALRACL from the coding sequence ATGACAGCAGTACAGGTGAAAGGCCGCGTGGACAGCGGATTCGAACCGATCGCGGACGCCTTCGCCGACAATTTCCGGCAGCGCGGCGACACAGCCGCCTCCTGCGTGGTGTACGCCCAGGGAGCCCCGGTCGTGGACATCTGGGCTGGTCAGACCGCCCGGGGCAGCTGGACGCCAGACACCCGCACCGTCGTGTTCTCCGTCAGTAAGGGAGTCACCACCGTCTGCCTGCTGATGGCCGCCGAGCGCGGACTGATCGACCTCGACGCCCCCGTGGCGAAGTACTGGCCGGAGTTCGCCCAGAACGGCAAGGAGACGACGACGGTACGCCAACTCCTCGCGCACCAGGCCGGCTTGGTGGCGCCCGAGGCGGATGTGACGCTGGAGAACCTGCGCGCCTGGGAGCCGGTGACGGAGGCGCTGGCCCGGCAGGCGCCGGCCTGGTCCCCGGGAACCGCCTATGCCTACCACTCGGTCACGTTCGGCTGGCTGGTCGGCGAGGTGCTGCGCCGGACCACGGGACTGCGGCCCGGCCAGTGGCTGCGCGAGCACGTGGCGGCTCCCCTGAACCTGACCATGACGTACGGCGCCGACCCCACGGCCGCCGATCTCCACCCCCTGGCAGACCCGCTGCCCCACACCGACCTCGAAGCCGCCGCGTCGATGGCCACCGCTCTCGCCTCACCGATGGTCGAACGCTCGACGAGCCTGGGTGGCGTCTTCGACGCCACCGACTTCATCCGGACCGCCAACGGGGAGGCCTGGCTGTCGGTCGAGATCGCGGCGGGCAATCTCGTGACCAGCGCCCGCAGCCTGGCACGGCTGTACGCGGCCACGGTGGGCGAGGTCGACGGAGTCAGGCTGCTGGGCCCGGACACCGTACGTGATGCCCGCGTGCCACGCTCCGAGGGCCGGCCGTTCGTGGGGCCCGACGAGGGCAACCGCTGGGGCACCGGCTTCATGATCAGCTCGGCCCACCGGCCGATGGCCGGCCCGGGCAGCTTCGGCCACGACGGCTTCGGCGGCGGCCTCGGTTTCGCCCACCCGGAATCGGAGATCGCCTTCGCCTACCAGACCGCACAGCCCGGCGGTCTTCCCGACGATCGATCCAACGCTCTCTGCCGCGCGCTGCGCGCCTGCCTGTGA
- a CDS encoding ABC transporter substrate-binding protein, translating to MNRKPLIALLAASALALGTTACGAGSQQGDGPARTSANELRIGLSAGPATLDPAKDGAGLQNVMRSLTNESLFHMNADYTASPGLVSDYEYVGKGNKVFEFTLKKGIRFTDGSPLNAAAVKTWLDYFAKQPGPFASSLSIGSVETKGEYTVRLNLASPCPIVPLILSQYANRGAISSPKSVADPGSLAKGTYGVGPYVLDAADSVVGDHYTLVPSKYYHDPSKVRFKKVTVRIISNPSSMLRAFQSGQIDFGNLDPSTAPAAKKAGVKVMHWRSGTVLVTLLDRNGTATKPLADVRVRQALNYAVDREPITKALVGEYGRPTSQYQTEFTDPALEDRYPYDPKKAKALLAQAGYPDGFSMDVLDPGAMVGNWGDLTMQSVAQDWEKIGVHVKVAQATTDFVQQALSKKFAAVEWTPDISPTSLTYSLLYAPKASINPFGASDAKIDALYRQGQTAQGDETAKTFRKLNSMVTEQAPNVPIYEYNIPWGMNEHLTGVEKGSWMVFGADLGWKG from the coding sequence ATGAACCGCAAACCCTTGATCGCACTGCTCGCCGCATCGGCGCTGGCACTCGGCACAACAGCATGCGGCGCCGGCAGTCAGCAGGGGGACGGACCGGCGCGCACCAGCGCGAATGAGCTGCGCATCGGCCTCTCGGCCGGGCCGGCCACGCTCGACCCGGCCAAGGACGGCGCCGGATTGCAGAACGTGATGCGTTCGCTGACCAATGAGTCCCTGTTCCACATGAACGCCGACTACACCGCCAGCCCCGGTCTGGTGAGCGACTACGAGTACGTCGGAAAGGGGAACAAGGTCTTCGAGTTCACCCTCAAGAAGGGGATCCGCTTCACCGACGGCAGTCCGCTGAACGCGGCGGCGGTCAAGACCTGGCTGGACTATTTCGCGAAGCAGCCCGGGCCGTTCGCCTCCTCACTCTCGATCGGCTCCGTCGAGACCAAGGGCGAGTACACGGTCCGGCTCAATCTCGCCTCGCCGTGCCCGATCGTGCCCTTGATCCTGTCCCAGTACGCGAACCGGGGCGCCATCTCGAGCCCCAAGTCCGTCGCCGACCCCGGCAGCCTGGCGAAGGGCACGTACGGCGTCGGCCCCTATGTCCTTGATGCCGCCGACTCGGTGGTCGGCGACCACTACACCCTCGTGCCCAGCAAGTACTACCACGATCCGTCGAAGGTCCGTTTCAAGAAGGTGACCGTCCGGATCATCTCCAACCCGTCCTCGATGCTGCGCGCGTTCCAGTCCGGGCAGATCGACTTCGGCAACCTGGACCCGTCCACCGCGCCCGCGGCGAAGAAGGCGGGCGTGAAGGTGATGCACTGGCGCAGCGGCACCGTGTTGGTGACGCTCCTCGACCGCAACGGGACAGCCACCAAGCCGCTCGCCGACGTCCGGGTCCGGCAGGCGCTGAACTACGCCGTCGACCGTGAGCCGATCACCAAGGCGCTGGTCGGCGAGTACGGCCGGCCCACATCCCAGTACCAGACCGAGTTCACCGACCCGGCCCTGGAAGATCGCTACCCCTACGACCCGAAGAAGGCGAAGGCGCTGCTCGCCCAGGCCGGCTACCCGGACGGGTTCAGCATGGACGTCCTCGACCCGGGGGCCATGGTCGGCAATTGGGGCGACCTGACGATGCAGTCGGTCGCGCAGGACTGGGAAAAGATCGGCGTCCACGTCAAGGTCGCCCAGGCAACCACCGACTTCGTCCAGCAGGCGCTCTCGAAGAAGTTCGCCGCGGTCGAGTGGACTCCGGACATCTCCCCGACATCGCTCACGTACTCGCTCCTGTATGCCCCCAAGGCATCGATAAACCCCTTCGGTGCTTCGGACGCCAAGATCGACGCGCTCTACCGCCAGGGTCAGACAGCGCAGGGCGATGAGACAGCGAAGACGTTCAGAAAGCTCAACAGCATGGTCACCGAGCAGGCCCCCAATGTGCCGATCTACGAGTACAACATCCCGTGGGGCATGAATGAGCACCTCACCGGAGTCGAGAAGGGCTCCTGGATGGTCTTCGGCGCCGACCTCGGCTGGAAGGGCTGA